The following coding sequences are from one Pseudonocardia sp. EC080619-01 window:
- a CDS encoding cation-translocating P-type ATPase, whose protein sequence is MADACCDPGPDDEAPARLRDVRELRPAAVAAALLVVALLVGPVLDGPAPLVTGIELLAAVVAASTFVPGALGALRHGRIGVGTLMTIAAVGAVLLGRITEAALLGILFSIAEGLEHHAVARTRRGLRALLALVPPTASVLRDGREVTVAPGDLVVGDVLVLRPGERAATDGVVRAGRTSLDTSAVTGESVPVEAGPGDVLHAGTINGGGAVEVDVTAPASDSSLARIVHVVEEAQERRGSGQRLADRIARPLVPGIMVLAALVAAAGSLLGDPALWIERALVVLVAASPCALAISVPMTVVAAIGAAGRQGALVKGGAALEELGRIRAIALDKTGTLTRNEPEVVDVLAVPGGDRADVLACAAALESRSEHPLARAILGAAGGPDRPVTVRPADDVTAVAGHGLTGTRDGIALRLGRPGWIGPGPLADDVDRLEGEGATVVLVERGGTLLGAVAVRDELRDEAPEAVRRLRDLGIEVAMLTGDNRRTADTLARRAGISTVHAELRPEDKAALLPVLAGGRRIAMVGDGVNDAPALATADVGIAMGAMGTDVAIETADVALMGEDLRHLPQNLAHARRARRIMLQNVGLSLLIIGGLVPLAAVGVLGLAAVVVVHEAAEVLVILNAVRATRTTALPGLTVTPRVDGPHHVTVAPGPGPADPCCSPEPGSRREGPARH, encoded by the coding sequence CGTGGGCCCGGTCCTCGACGGCCCTGCGCCCCTGGTCACCGGCATCGAGCTCCTCGCCGCCGTGGTCGCCGCGTCGACGTTCGTCCCCGGCGCGCTGGGCGCCCTGCGCCACGGCCGGATCGGCGTCGGCACCCTGATGACGATCGCGGCGGTCGGCGCCGTCCTCCTCGGCCGGATCACCGAGGCCGCGCTGCTCGGGATCCTGTTCTCGATCGCCGAGGGCCTCGAGCACCACGCCGTGGCGCGGACCCGGCGCGGGCTGCGCGCGCTGCTCGCACTCGTCCCGCCGACCGCGTCCGTGCTGCGGGACGGACGCGAGGTCACCGTCGCGCCCGGCGACCTCGTCGTCGGCGACGTCCTGGTCCTGCGCCCTGGCGAGCGGGCCGCGACCGACGGCGTCGTCCGGGCCGGGCGCACCAGCCTCGACACCTCGGCCGTCACCGGCGAGTCCGTGCCGGTCGAGGCCGGGCCCGGCGACGTCCTGCACGCCGGGACGATCAACGGTGGCGGCGCGGTCGAGGTCGACGTGACCGCGCCGGCGTCGGACAGCTCGCTGGCCCGGATCGTGCACGTCGTCGAGGAGGCACAGGAGCGCCGCGGCTCCGGCCAGCGCCTCGCCGACCGGATCGCCCGGCCCCTCGTGCCGGGCATCATGGTGCTCGCCGCCCTGGTCGCGGCGGCCGGTTCACTGCTGGGGGACCCGGCGCTGTGGATCGAGCGGGCGCTGGTGGTGCTCGTCGCCGCGTCGCCGTGCGCGCTGGCGATCTCGGTGCCGATGACCGTCGTCGCCGCGATCGGCGCCGCCGGCAGGCAGGGCGCACTGGTCAAGGGCGGCGCCGCGCTGGAGGAGCTCGGCCGGATCCGCGCGATCGCCCTCGACAAGACCGGCACGCTGACCCGGAACGAGCCCGAGGTCGTCGACGTCCTCGCCGTGCCCGGCGGGGACCGCGCCGACGTGCTCGCCTGCGCCGCCGCGCTGGAGTCCCGCAGCGAGCACCCGCTGGCCCGCGCGATCCTCGGCGCCGCGGGCGGACCGGACCGGCCGGTCACCGTGCGCCCCGCCGATGACGTCACCGCCGTCGCCGGTCACGGACTCACCGGCACCCGGGACGGGATCGCACTGCGGCTCGGCAGGCCCGGCTGGATCGGACCGGGCCCGCTGGCCGACGACGTCGACCGCCTGGAGGGCGAGGGCGCCACCGTCGTGCTGGTGGAACGCGGCGGGACGCTGCTCGGCGCCGTCGCGGTCCGCGACGAGCTCCGCGACGAGGCACCCGAGGCCGTCCGCCGGCTCCGTGACCTCGGCATCGAGGTCGCGATGCTCACCGGCGACAACCGGCGCACCGCGGACACCCTCGCCCGGCGGGCCGGCATCAGTACCGTGCACGCCGAGCTGCGGCCGGAGGACAAGGCCGCCCTGCTGCCCGTCCTCGCGGGCGGGCGGCGCATCGCGATGGTCGGCGACGGCGTCAACGACGCCCCGGCACTCGCCACCGCGGACGTCGGCATCGCGATGGGCGCGATGGGGACCGACGTCGCGATCGAGACCGCCGACGTCGCGCTCATGGGGGAGGACCTGCGGCACCTCCCGCAGAACCTCGCGCACGCCCGGCGGGCCCGCCGGATCATGCTGCAGAACGTCGGCCTCTCGTTGCTGATCATCGGCGGGCTCGTCCCGCTCGCGGCCGTCGGCGTGCTCGGCCTGGCCGCCGTCGTCGTCGTGCACGAGGCCGCCGAGGTCCTGGTGATCCTCAACGCCGTCCGGGCCACCCGGACGACCGCGCTGCCCGGGCTCACCGTGACGCCGCGCGTCGACGGCCCGCACCACGTCACGGTCGCGCCGGGACCCGGCCCGGCCGACCCCTGCTGCTCCCCGGAGCCGGGGTCCCGCCGTGAGGGACCGGCCCGTCACTGA